GCTCGCGCTGCTCGAAGGCTACGGGTTCGACGGCGACACCTCCTGCTGTGCGACCTCCTCGGGCATGTCGGCGATCGTCAGCGCCACCGAGCCGTTCATCGCCGTGGACCCGGCGGAGCCCCATCGCCCGATGAACTTCGTCTCCACCTGCCAGGTCTACGGCGGCACCTTCCAGTTCTTCAACGAGCGCCTCGCCCGCGAGCGCGGCGTCGAATGCCGCTGGATCTGCAATTCGACCGATCTCGACGAGTGGGAAGGGAGCATCGACGAGCACACCCGCTTCCTGTACGGAGAGCTGCCCTCGAATCCCGGACAGGCGTTCTTCGACCTTCGCGCCGTGGCCGAGCTGGCGCACGCCCACGGGCTTCCCCTCATCGTGGACTCCACCGTGGCGACGCCAGCGCTGCTGCGGCCGCTGCAGCACGGCGCGGACGTGGTCGTCCAGTCCGTGACCAAGACGCTGACCTCGTCCGGCTTCGGGATCGCCGGCGCGGTCATCGCCCGAAAGGGCCTGACCTGCCGCACCGGTCCCGAAGAGATGAAGGCCGACTTCGCGATGTACCTGAAGAAGCTGCCGAACCGCGACCACGGCCCGAACCTCTCCCCGATGCACGCGATCCTGTCCCTCAACGACATCCGCACCCTGCGGTCCAAGGTGGATCTCTTCAGCCGCAACACGATGCAGGTGGCCAAGTACCTCGAGCAGCACCCGCGCGTCGAGCAGGTGGACTACCTCGGCCTGCCCGGCCACCCGCTGCACGAGCTGGCGAGCCGGTACCTGTTCCTGGTGGACGCCGAGCACGACCTCGAATACGGCGCGCCGACCAACCGCTACGGACACCTGATGTCGTTCCGCGTGAAGGGCGGGGCGGTCGCCGCGCGGCGCATGTTCGACGGGCTGCA
This genomic interval from Gemmatimonadales bacterium contains the following:
- a CDS encoding PLP-dependent transferase encodes the protein MERRVAVVEPVEQPRAAGVTSGSSGVERYVATAEEAARRRAADVATIRRCRFDTIAVHGLYSMGEALDFNQGSVIEPIYLSTSQGYRDADEMEAALSYRIPTWCYSRIANPSLYYLENVLALLEGYGFDGDTSCCATSSGMSAIVSATEPFIAVDPAEPHRPMNFVSTCQVYGGTFQFFNERLARERGVECRWICNSTDLDEWEGSIDEHTRFLYGELPSNPGQAFFDLRAVAELAHAHGLPLIVDSTVATPALLRPLQHGADVVVQSVTKTLTSSGFGIAGAVIARKGLTCRTGPEEMKADFAMYLKKLPNRDHGPNLSPMHAILSLNDIRTLRSKVDLFSRNTMQVAKYLEQHPRVEQVDYLGLPGHPLHELASRYLFLVDAEHDLEYGAPTNRYGHLMSFRVKGGAVAARRMFDGLQRIWRATDLGRVKSVATIPAISTHLQQGEECREMADIPPNLVRLCVGAEHPDDVVADLDQALAAIDGRVSVSVPASFSVGGASRGR